From Parasteatoda tepidariorum isolate YZ-2023 chromosome 1, CAS_Ptep_4.0, whole genome shotgun sequence, one genomic window encodes:
- the LOC122273380 gene encoding retrovirus-related Pol polyprotein from transposon 17.6, with protein MYKNSKKEGQVKVLEEIGGIADSSDNIVKLKEKIESTEIFKNDSEFVKNLITKAVEERVQTADKELKQSKFQVELEKLKLERIEKEMLLLEAKNKAFEIDPSKTINNTPETNIENLIHSIKTLSLPVPSKPENFNQFFSSLERAFSTKNVNEELEAEILINMLGEKANSILLYVEDEDLKNYEKLKALILRDFQLTPQECLNNFKNASKFKEETFIQFATRLNSHFEYYCKLRKVETFKSLCNLIISDKIIETLNKEMASHILIRQGENWFNPVELGRELDIYTTSKNMPYREVSNTHKYGQNTFFRSEKNYFRKNQPDRFSQPINKQNRAEKKCYICGEVSHFARDCEMRSKKTYESRSDKSERKNTPPSDNLSNQSFSVNSCKPSGENNFKHELKYAQIYLNKNIPVKAIIDSGAQISVINSNKIKIKDFPKSNIMLTSCFGDERKAKLIQIHMSLYPNESGLKVSAAVSDDLKVDAIINSTIYEQLIKLGQLSSSVNTQTKTSKSEDFYECSCFNINDSCSCECFLFNINNVYRNDELDLSHVNDPCIRNELSALINNYKPNKIKDTKLTMKIILKDEIPVCQRARRLSFSEKQKVNDQISEWLKTDIIRESCSDYCSPIVLCKKKDNSLRLCIDYRKLNSKTIKDRYPLPLIEDVLDQLQGSKICSKIDLRNGFFHIDVDEDSKKYTSFVTPDGQYEFNKVPFGLCNSPSTFQRYINYVFRDLLREGVVVIFMDDIFIPAESEIDALNRLTRVLQTASEYGLELNLKKCQFLMSKINFLGYIIENGTIKPSSEKTLAVQNFPVPKSTKQVQSFLGLTGYFRKFILNYALIAKPLSDLLRDNSVFYFGPEQQTAFQTLKQKLSENPVLHIFKQGAKLELHTDASKFGYGAILFQQSDDNKLHPIHYMSKKTTPQEENYSSYELEVLAIIEALKKFRNYLVGNKFKLVTDCSAFQKIMSKKQLTPKIARWALFLEDFDYEIVHRPSKQMRHVDCLSRYPIMHITCDELTSKIVTCQINDEYINSIKQLLENKSIDDFVVKNNVLYKLENDNYLLVVPQQMQTDIIKSTHANGHFGITKTLDVLKQNYYFPDMKKCVENVVNNCVECILVNRKAGKREGFLNPIP; from the coding sequence atgtataaaaattcaaagaaggAAGGCCAAGTAAAAGTATTAGAAGAAATAGGAGGCATCGCAGACAGCAGCGATAATAtcgttaaattaaaagaaaaaattgaatccaccgaaatatttaagaatgattctgaatttgtcaaaaatttgataactaaaGCCGTAGAAGAAAGAGTACAAACAGCAGACAAGGAACTTAAACAAAGCAAATTTCAAGTtgagttagaaaaattaaaattagaaagaatcgaaaaagaaatgcttttattaGAGGCTAAAAACAAAGCATTTGAAATTGACCCTTCCAAGACAATAAATAATACACCCGAAACAAACATTGAGAATCTAATTCATAGCATTAAAACTCTATCTCTTCCAGTTCCATCGAAACCTGAAAACTTTAATCAATTCTTTTCTTCGTTGGAAAGAGCTTTTAGTACAAAAAACGTAAATGAGGAGCTTGAAGCCGAAATCTTAATTAATATGCTAGGTGAAAAAGCAAACAGCATCTTGTTATACGTTGAAGATGAggatttaaaaaactatgaaaaattgaaagctTTAATATTGCGCGATTTTCAACTAACTCCCCAAGAATgtttgaataactttaaaaatgcctcaaaatttaaagaagaaacatttattcaatttgCTACTCGCTTAAATTCACATTTCGAGTATTATTGCAAATTACGTAAAGTTGAAACATTCAAATCATTATGCAACTTAATCATATCCGATAAAATAATTGAGACATTAAATAAAGAGATGGCCAGTCATATTTTAATCCGTCAGGGAGAAAATTGGTTTAATCCCGTCGAGTTAGGACGAGAATTAGACATTTACACTACGTCTAAAAATATGCCTTACAGAGAAGTTTCCAATACCCATAAATATGGGCAGAACACTTTTTTTCGAAgcgagaaaaattatttcagaaaaaaccAGCCGGATCGTTTTTCTCaaccaataaataaacaaaatagagCAGAGAAAAAATGCTACATCTGCGGAGAAGTCAGCCATTTTGCACGTGATTGCGAAATGAGATCGAAAAAAACATACGAATCCAGAAGCGAtaaatcagaaagaaaaaatacccCTCCCAGTGATAACTTAAGCAATCAAAGCTTTAGTGTAAATTCCTGCAAACCATCTGGagagaataattttaagcaCGAGTTGAAGTATGCTcagatttatttgaataaaaatatcccaGTGAAGGCCATAATTGATTCAGGAGCTCAAATATCAGtgattaattcaaataaaataaaaataaaagattttcctAAATCTAATATAATGCTGACGTCATGTTTTGGGGATGAACGGAAAGCGAAACTTATACAGATCCATATGTCTCTATATCCCAATGAGTCAGGGTTGAAGGTCAGCGCCGCTGTTTCGGATGATCTTAAAGTAGatgcaataataaattcaaCGATTTACgagcaattaataaaactagGTCAGCTTTCTTCAAGTGTAAATACTCAAACCAAAACTTCTAAGAGTGaagatttttatgaatgttCTTGTTTCAATATTAATGATTCTTGCTCTtgtgaatgttttttatttaatatcaacaaTGTGTATAGAAATGATGAACTTGATTTATCACATGTTAATGATCCTTGTATTAGAAATGAACTGTCCGCGttgattaataattacaaaccaaacaaaattaaagacactaagttaacaatgaaaattattttaaaagatgaaatccCAGTATGTCAAAGAGCTAGACGTTTATCTTTTTCTGAGAAACAAAAGGTAAATGATCAGATATCAGAATGGTTAAAAACAGACATAATTAGAGAGAGTTGCTCTGATTATTGTTCCCCAATAGTTCTTtgcaaaaagaaagataatagCTTAAGATTATGCATAGATTACcggaaattaaattcaaaaacaattaaagatagATACCCCTTACCTCTTATTGAAGATGTGTTAGACCAATTACAGGGTTCTAAAATTTGTAGCAAAATTGATCTTCGAAATGGGTTTTTCCATATAGACGTGGACGAGGATAGTAAAAAGTACACCTCATTTGTGACACCTGATGGGCAGTATGAGTTTAATAAAGTGCCATTTGGGTTGTGTAATAGCCCTAGTACATTCCAGAGGTACATCAATTATGTGTTTCGTGATCTTCTTAGAGAAGGTGTTGTTGtcatttttatggatgatatttttattcccGCAGAGAGTGAAATTGACGCACTGAACAGATTAACACGAGTATTACAAACTGCATCCGAATATGGACTAGAACTTAACTTAAAGAAATGCCAATTTTTGATgtctaaaattaactttttgggTTATATTATTGAGAACGGTACCATTAAACCATCTTCCGAAAAAACATTAGCTGTTCAAAATTTTCCTGTACCTAAGTCTACTAAACAGGTGCAGAGTTTTCTTGGTTTAACCGGATATTTTAGGAAGTTTATTCTTAACTATGCTTTAATTGCTAAACCATTAAGTGATTTACTTCGGGATaacagtgtattttattttggccCAGAACAACAAACagcatttcaaactttaaaacaaaaactttctgaaaatccagtactacacatttttaaacaagGAGCAAAGCTTGAGTTACATACCGATGCAAGTAAATTTGGGTATGGTGCTATTCTTTTTCAACAATCTGATGATAACAAATTACACCCAATACACTATATGAGTAAAAAAACGACTCCTCAAGAGGAGAATTATTCAAGTTATGAACTTGAAGTGTTGGCTATAATTGAGGccttgaaaaaatttcgaaattatttagtgggaaataaatttaaacttgtaaCAGACTGTTCAGCTTTCCAAAAGATTAtgagtaaaaaacaattaacaccTAAAATTGCTAGATGGGCAttatttttggaagattttGATTATGAAATCGTACATCGCCCAAGTAAACAAATGAGACATGTTGATTGTTTAAGTAGATATCCAATTATGCATATTACTTGTGACGAATTAACCTCTAAAATTGTTACTTGCCAGATAAATGATGAATATATTAACTCTATTAAACaacttttggaaaataaatcaattgacgattttgtggtaaaaaataatgttttatataaacttgagaatgataattatttactagTGGTTCCACAACAAATGCAAACTGACATTATCAAATCTACGCATGCTAATGGTCATTTCGGTATAACTAAAACTCTTGATGTacttaaacaaaactattattttccagatatgaaaaaatgtgttgaaaatGTTGTAAATAATTGTGTAGAGTGTATATTAGTAAATAGGAAGGCAGGAAAACGAGAAGGGTTTTTGAACCCgattccttaa